One genomic region from Bacteroidales bacterium encodes:
- a CDS encoding DUF2812 domain-containing protein, which yields MKKKVYKIFFVWEYEKEEKWLNKMSAKGWQLIKGSSFKYLFEKGEPNEYDYKLELLEEEPDSPKSKNYIDFLKEANIENVGKCKNWIFLRKKTADGGFSSDNKTLSHINHSLRVEEIYHTSRNTIILLLSIAFIGSLITGHLPESAIVSFFNGFFTGIGASAAVLSLILMPIMRNNFKKIKKHIRELYIIEGV from the coding sequence ATGAAAAAGAAAGTTTACAAAATATTCTTCGTTTGGGAATATGAAAAAGAAGAAAAATGGCTGAATAAGATGTCCGCAAAGGGCTGGCAGCTGATAAAAGGTAGTTCTTTCAAGTATCTTTTTGAAAAGGGAGAGCCTAATGAATATGATTATAAATTAGAATTGCTTGAAGAAGAGCCCGATTCTCCCAAAAGTAAAAACTACATTGACTTCCTAAAAGAAGCTAATATTGAAAATGTAGGGAAATGCAAAAATTGGATTTTTTTGCGAAAGAAAACGGCTGACGGTGGATTTTCGTCAGACAACAAAACTTTAAGTCACATCAATCATTCTTTGCGTGTAGAAGAAATTTATCACACAAGCAGAAATACAATTATCTTGTTACTGTCAATTGCGTTTATAGGATCTTTGATTACCGGTCACCTACCAGAATCTGCTATAGTGAGTTTTTTTAATGGTTTTTTCACAGGAATTGGTGCTTCGGCTGCTGTTCTTTCTTTAATCTTAATGCCAATTATGCGAAATAATTTTAAAAAAATAAAAAAACACATTCGTGAATTATATATAATTGAAGGGGTATAA
- a CDS encoding S9 family peptidase yields the protein MKIKRIGLLATLISATMMVNAQQFAGDWKGAISVQGMELEFIFHITEDNGTYATTLDIPMQGAVGIPVEKTEVDGSKLILNMAALQATYEGTMNAKSIEGTFKQMGQEFPLTLNKFESKLPGNPELVSSEEELQKLVAYDAGNYKYKVEDYFSRPKASSFQLSPDGKYMSYREKEDGSTKQHVYVKEVSTGKITRILEEKEELIRGYFWKNNERLLYMMDQGGNEQYHIHAVNVDGSNNVDLTPYEGVQAGIISILKDQKDYVIVMMNKNNKQVFEPYKLNIITGEIEQLYENKDIANPIQGYDFDKDGNLRGYTRLVNGVESEQWYKDLASGEFKLVKQMKWYDSFGIVGFNYAGKNPDEAYVVTNLDSDKARIVLYDFKKNAIVKEIFSNPDYDVSGMSRSRKRNYEIDYFAYNGEKYVITPVSKFFKSFTKQMEKEFAGKEFYVVDSDDDENTFLIVVQSDKLYGTYYQYDNKTKKFSLLYDLMPQLKEADMAEMRPIKFTSRDGLTIHGYITLPKEALDGKKVPLVVNPHGGPQGIRDSWGFNPETQLFASRGYATLQVNFRISGGYGKEFLKAGFKQVGRKVMDDVEDGVNYVIEQGWVDKDKIAIYGGSHGGYATLMGLVKTPDLYACGVDYVGVSNIFTFLKSIPEYWKPYLDMLKEIWYDVDNEEEAAIAREASPVYQIDKIKSPLFVVQGANDPRVNINESDQIVEKLRAKGVDVPYMVKYNEGHGFAHEENSIDFYKAMMGFLAKYLK from the coding sequence ATGAAAATCAAGAGAATCGGCTTGTTAGCCACATTAATTTCAGCAACTATGATGGTAAATGCACAGCAGTTTGCTGGTGATTGGAAAGGAGCTATTTCTGTTCAAGGAATGGAATTAGAATTTATCTTCCATATTACGGAAGATAATGGCACTTATGCTACAACATTGGATATTCCGATGCAAGGTGCAGTAGGAATTCCGGTTGAAAAAACTGAAGTAGATGGTAGCAAATTAATCCTTAATATGGCAGCCTTGCAAGCTACGTATGAAGGAACTATGAATGCCAAAAGCATTGAAGGAACCTTCAAGCAGATGGGACAAGAGTTTCCGTTGACTTTGAATAAGTTTGAAAGCAAACTGCCCGGAAATCCCGAATTGGTGTCATCTGAAGAGGAATTGCAGAAACTTGTAGCTTATGACGCAGGTAATTACAAGTACAAAGTGGAAGACTATTTTTCGCGTCCGAAAGCAAGTTCATTCCAACTCTCACCCGATGGTAAATATATGTCTTACCGTGAGAAGGAAGATGGAAGCACTAAACAGCACGTATATGTTAAGGAGGTTTCCACCGGAAAAATCACTCGTATTTTGGAAGAAAAAGAGGAGTTGATACGCGGTTATTTTTGGAAAAACAACGAACGTCTTCTTTATATGATGGATCAAGGCGGAAACGAACAATATCACATTCATGCGGTTAATGTCGATGGTTCAAACAACGTTGATTTAACACCCTATGAAGGAGTTCAAGCCGGTATTATCAGCATTTTAAAAGATCAAAAAGATTACGTTATTGTTATGATGAACAAGAATAACAAGCAAGTTTTTGAACCTTACAAATTGAATATCATTACTGGAGAGATTGAGCAACTTTATGAAAATAAGGACATTGCTAACCCGATTCAAGGCTACGACTTTGACAAGGATGGCAACCTTCGCGGTTATACTCGCTTGGTAAATGGTGTGGAGTCTGAACAGTGGTACAAAGATTTGGCATCTGGAGAGTTTAAACTTGTAAAACAGATGAAATGGTATGACTCTTTTGGTATTGTAGGCTTTAACTATGCCGGCAAAAACCCAGATGAAGCTTATGTGGTTACCAATCTTGATTCGGACAAAGCTCGTATTGTTCTGTATGATTTCAAGAAAAATGCCATTGTAAAGGAAATTTTCTCTAATCCTGATTATGATGTGTCAGGTATGAGCCGCAGTCGTAAACGTAATTATGAAATTGACTATTTTGCATACAATGGAGAAAAGTATGTTATCACGCCTGTCAGCAAATTCTTCAAAAGTTTCACAAAACAAATGGAGAAGGAGTTTGCCGGAAAAGAGTTTTATGTTGTTGATTCGGATGACGATGAAAACACGTTCCTGATAGTTGTTCAAAGCGATAAACTGTACGGCACATACTATCAATACGATAATAAAACCAAAAAATTCTCACTGCTTTATGACTTAATGCCACAGTTAAAAGAAGCTGATATGGCAGAGATGCGTCCGATTAAGTTCACAAGTCGCGATGGACTGACTATTCATGGTTACATTACTTTACCCAAAGAAGCATTGGACGGTAAGAAAGTGCCGTTGGTAGTAAATCCGCATGGAGGTCCACAAGGAATTCGTGATAGTTGGGGCTTCAATCCTGAAACACAGCTTTTTGCAAGTCGTGGATATGCAACGCTTCAAGTAAACTTCCGTATATCAGGCGGTTATGGTAAAGAGTTCCTAAAGGCAGGCTTCAAGCAAGTGGGAAGAAAAGTTATGGATGATGTGGAAGATGGTGTAAACTACGTGATTGAACAGGGCTGGGTAGATAAGGACAAAATTGCTATCTACGGCGGCAGCCACGGTGGATATGCTACACTGATGGGATTAGTGAAAACTCCTGACCTATATGCTTGTGGTGTAGATTATGTAGGCGTTTCAAATATCTTTACCTTTTTGAAATCCATCCCGGAATATTGGAAACCCTATTTGGATATGCTAAAAGAAATCTGGTACGATGTTGATAATGAAGAAGAAGCTGCCATTGCAAGAGAAGCTTCGCCTGTGTATCAGATTGATAAAATCAAATCGCCGCTCTTTGTGGTGCAAGGAGCCAATGACCCACGCGTAAATATCAACGAAAGTGACCAAATAGTGGAGAAACTTCGTGCCAAAGGTGTAGATGTTCCTTATATGGTAAAATATAACGAAGGTCACGGCTTTGCACACGAAGAAAATAGCATTGATTTCTACAAAGCCATGATGGGATTTTTAGCAAAGTATTTGAAGTAG
- a CDS encoding thymidylate synthase: MKHKNILTITTKQDFREWLEKNSSSESECYVSVKRGRTVDDARFWYLDAVEEALCFGWIDSTIRLINGKKMQRFSPRSKNSNWTELNKERVRRLEKLGLMTDSGRAVLPEMDVRSFRIDKDVETVLKKERVWSKFKSFHPLYQRIRASNLAFYKQHYPTSYERMLKNFIEKTRQGKMYGNWSDYGRLLDY; this comes from the coding sequence ATGAAACATAAAAACATCTTGACAATTACAACCAAACAAGATTTTAGAGAATGGTTGGAGAAAAATTCATCTTCAGAAAGTGAATGCTATGTTTCTGTTAAAAGAGGACGTACTGTTGATGATGCACGTTTTTGGTATTTGGATGCAGTTGAAGAGGCTTTGTGTTTCGGATGGATAGATAGCACGATTAGATTAATTAATGGAAAAAAGATGCAACGTTTTTCGCCGAGAAGCAAGAATAGTAATTGGACAGAATTAAATAAAGAGCGTGTACGAAGACTTGAAAAGTTGGGATTGATGACGGACAGCGGTCGGGCAGTACTTCCGGAAATGGATGTACGAAGTTTCAGAATTGACAAAGATGTGGAAACTGTTTTGAAAAAGGAACGAGTATGGTCGAAGTTCAAATCGTTTCATCCTTTATATCAAAGAATACGAGCGTCAAATCTCGCATTCTATAAACAACATTATCCAACTTCTTACGAAAGGATGCTGAAAAACTTTATCGAGAAAACGAGGCAAGGTAAGATGTACGGCAATTGGAGTGATTATGGGAGATTGTTGGATTATTAG